The Candidatus Cloacimonadota bacterium DNA segment TCCACCTATTTTGAAGTTATTATTGTAGAAGGAACAGAACTGGAAACTCCTGAAGATGAAGAACTGGAAATTCATGCCATTGCCAGAGCGGAAGATGCTGCCAATTTTACCTGGACTCTTCATCCTCCCCAAAATGGAACTGTAGAATTTGTTGCAGAAGATCTTGCCGAAGAAGAAAGAACAATTCTATATACACCAAACGAAGATTATAATGGTGGAGACTATTTTGTTTTAACAGTAACCGATGGACTTGGAGGTATTATAAACCGATTCATTGAAATTGAAGTAATGCCGGTTCGTGATGCACCTGTAAACGATGTTTTACCTTATATCTGGGGCGACTTCAATTTGGATGGAGAAGTATATTGCAATCCAGGTTTGTGGAATGATGATATCGATAATCAATATGCTCCACCAGGAGTTTGGAGTACGATTTCACATCTCTATCAGTGGCAGTGTACCCAAAATGGTATAATGGACTGGTATGATATTGAAAATGCAACCGATTCTACTTTTGTTATCACGGAAAATGAAACTGGTCGTTATATTCGCTGTCTGGTTTACGCTATTGATACTGGAATTGGAATGGGCAATGAAGATACGACAATTATAGAATCCAATGCTGAATATTGCAATGGACCAGCCGGACTGCACGATTTGATAATTTATTCGGGCATTACAAATATTTTTCCTAATCCATTCAATCCCACTACAAATATTTCATACCAGTTGAAAAATGATTCTGATTTAAAAATTACAATTTTCAATTCCAAAGGCCAGGTAGTAAAAGATCTGATTGATAATTACGTTTTGGCTGGTAACTATGATATTGAATGGAATGGAAAAGATAATGATGATAATAAATGTTCTTCAGGAATTTATCTTGTTAAGATGAATACAGATGAAAAACAATTTTAAAAAAAACTCGTATTAATGAAATAATTATCCCCTAACTCATTAATTCGGATGGCTGGCAGTTGCAAGACTGCCAGTTTTTTGTTGATTCAACACAGCACATTAATAATAATAACGAACAAGAACTAGAATTATTTTCAACAAAACAAGCTTATGAGAATTTTCTAATCTGTTAATATGTAGTATGTTACAGAACTAATTGCTTTTTTGAAGTTATGACACAAATCATTTGGCATGGGTTTTGCAGATATTTGGATCAAAGCTAAAGGGGGTTAGGAATGAAAGCTATTACTAGACTATTTGTATTGTTAAGCATTATTTTATTAATGCAAATTTTCAATTTAACAGCAATTGCAAGGAATGTTCAAAGTAAAATTCCAAATACAGGAGCTAAAGATTTACTGCTGGTGGAGTTTATCGGGTATAATGTGACACCCGAAACTATGGTCGATTCTTTAATAGGTGATAATGCGAATGTATTCGTGACAAATATTAATTATACTGGAGAACCTATCGCTTCTGGTGTTTTTGGTGGAGCAATGGATGAAGGGCTGGAATTTGATTCGGGTGTAATTTTGAGCAGTGGATATGCTCAACACATTTATGGTCCAAATGATTCGCCGGCTATTTCTGGAAACAATTATGTTCCTGGCAGTCCCAATCTAAACAATTTAATTCCAAATGGTGTAACACACGATGCTT contains these protein-coding regions:
- a CDS encoding choice-of-anchor L domain-containing protein, which produces MKRMIYLVFIISVLVSTSTLLCEEENTSRQYQEGSSNINPTDDLEVESMQMGITVEDMVNLLVGPNNSSVEIQNMNYTGHPIASGVFRGARDEGLEIDDGVILSSGFATNIYGPNNNEGITGMNSMPGSQNLNMLIPGYSTNDASVLEFDFIPKYNSIGFTYIFGSDEYLEWVGSNYNDVFGLFIDYQNIAIIPGTDVPVSINNVNPYSYSEYYADNSIGSGNFNVEADGMTVAVSVSRLIEPDVSHHISFEVADAGDFVLDSWVFLEAGSFASVQCSTYFEVIIVEGTELETPEDEELEIHAIARAEDAANFTWTLHPPQNGTVEFVAEDLAEEERTILYTPNEDYNGGDYFVLTVTDGLGGIINRFIEIEVMPVRDAPVNDVLPYIWGDFNLDGEVYCNPGLWNDDIDNQYAPPGVWSTISHLYQWQCTQNGIMDWYDIENATDSTFVITENETGRYIRCLVYAIDTGIGMGNEDTTIIESNAEYCNGPAGLHDLIIYSGITNIFPNPFNPTTNISYQLKNDSDLKITIFNSKGQVVKDLIDNYVLAGNYDIEWNGKDNDDNKCSSGIYLVKMNTDEKQF